The Sporomusaceae bacterium FL31 sequence TAGTGACACGAATATTTCACTTATTTTCTTAATTTATTCCTATAATCTTCAGATATCCTAATTGTTGTACGAAGCAAAGAACCGTACCTAGTCTGCTAAGAGGCAGACTAAGTACGGTTCTAACAGCAACTCACTATTTAATATACAATCAAGAGAGAAGATGATCCTACTATTTTCTATTTATGCCAATGTTCGAACTGATTTTTCCCTATTCCATTGGCGTGTCTTTGCCGCAGCAATAAAAGCCTCTTGATTATTGGCATCCACAATGCCTGCATCTTTTCCGACATTCGCTATGTCCAAAAGTGCCTGTCCACCTTTATTGACGGCAATTGCCTTAAGATGACCAAAGGCATCGCGCACAAAATCAATTGCAGCGCTTTCCATTGACAGTGCTTGTACGCCTTCGTCAGAGAGAATGACAGCAACCGCATCAAATAACACCGACGGAGAACCAGCCAATTGTCCGTCAACAGATATAGTCATGCCAGCAGCAAGCTGGACGGTTCCCACTTTTGGGGCGATAATCTTCACAGCAGCCCCCGCAGCTGTCACCGCCTGTTTAATCTTTTCAATGACAGCGCCGTCTGAACCATTCGCTACCAAAATGCCAATCGTACGCCCCATCAGCGTGTCTTTCATCTTGCCGATGATCTGCAATGCAGGCGAAGGCTTCATCTGCTGCACAGGCCTTGCTGCCACTGGCGCAGCTGGAATTTTGTCACACCCAATGCCTACCGCAACTCTTTTTGCAAGGGCTTCATCGATATGCCGCAAATGCCCGACTATGGCCTCACGTACGTGAGTATGCTCAACCTTGGAGAGTTCAAACACTAAAGCCGAAGCAATATGTGCTTGCTCATGCACTGTTTGACTGATATAGAACAGCCGCGCTTGACTGTAGTGATCAGCAAAGCTTTCGGCACGAATGCGGCCTTTTTTGCCTGTTTCCGTTACCGCAGCACTACGGAAACCTGTAGCCGGTGTTTCGCGCGGCGATGTATCAGACAGGGAATTGGGCTCATAGGCAACACGGCCTGCCGGTTGCGCCATTTGCATGTGTCCATCCCGCTGTTGGTTGGAATACGGACACTTGGGAGCATTGATCGGAATCTGGTGGAAATTGACCGTACCCAGGCGCGAAAGCTGGGTATCATGATAAGAAAACAAACGGCCTTGCAACAAAGGATCATTCGAGAAATCAATGCCTGGTACAAGATTAGCAGGACAGTAAGCAACCTGTTCAGTCTCAGCAAAGAAATTGTTCGGCCAGCGATCCAGCACCATGCGGCCGATCACTTTCAAAGGCACCCATTCTTCAGGAATCAGCTTGGTCGGATCCAGATGATCAAACGGGAATGTATCCGCTTCCTCCTGCGTGAAAAGCTGAACCGCCAGTTCCCACTCGGGCAAATTCCCTGACGAGATGGCGTCAAACATATCACGGCGGTGGAAATCTGGATCGGCACCAGCAATCTTGACTGCTTCATCCCAAACGGTGGACTGCAAACCCAGCTTGGGGCGCCAGTGGAATTTGACGAAAGTTGATTGTCCTGATTGATTAATCAGCCGGAAACTATGCACACCAAAACCTTCGATCATCCGCAGGGAACGTGGTATCGTGCGATCAGACATGATCCACATCACCATATGCATGGATTCAGGTGTGAGTGAGATAAAGTCCCAGAAGGTATCGTGCGCGGTTGCCGATTGCGGAAAACCGCGATCGGGTTCCATTTTTACGGCATGGATGAGATCAGGGAATTTAATGGCATCCTGAATGAAGAAAACCGGAATGTTGTTGCCAACCAGGTCCCAGTTGCCTTCCTTCGTATAAAACTTAACAGCAAATCCGCGTACATCACGAGGGGTATCGACCGAACCTGCACCGCCTGCGACGGTAGACATGCGAGTAAATACAGGCGTCTTCTCACCCACTTCAGTCAGTATCTTGGCGGTGGTATATTGCTCCAACGAGGTGGTCAGCTCGAAGAATCCATGCACACCTGTTCCGCGCGCATGTACGACCCGCTCTGGAATACGCTCGTGATCGAAATGCGTAATTTTCTCTCTAAGGATAAAATCTTCCCCAAGAGTAGGGCCATTTGGATTAGACCGAAGCGAGTTTTGATTATCGGAAAGCGCTACGCCCTGGTTCGTAGTGAGTGCAGGATGTTGTCCATCAGCAATTTGGTGTATCTCTCCGCCAGCAGCTACTTGTGAATCTCCATTGAAAGGTTTTTTCATGATTTACCTCCTTAATAGCAGTATCTAAGAATAGAAGATCGATTCGACTTTATTAAAGTTTAATATGTCTATTGAAAGGATTATTTATCCCTATTGCCCCCTAATAATGAAATAATTTACATTCGCCCTATCACAGCGATTAACTCGTACGATAGAGTCAAGAATTCTCCCCTTTCACAAGCAAAGACCCGCTCCCTATCTGTCTCAAAGGCAGATGGTAAGCGGGTCTCCATACGCGGAAAGTAGCCGAAAGCTATTTCCGGCCAGGTTTTTCTGAACGGCAACCTGCAGGAGGTATACTTTGTGGATGATTAAATACGTTCTCAGGGTCATATTTCTCTTTTACTCTTCGAAGTCTGGCAAAGTTGGTTCCATAGTACACCGGTCCGAAATCCTGAATATACTCATCCGGAACATTGATATAGGATCCCGCAACAAAAGGCGCCAACTGCTGGCGTGTTCTCTCCACCATAGCGATGTTTCTCTGAGCCTCACAATCGTTCGTCCAAGATGAATTCCACTCTAAATAAAATTTTGGATCCCGCCAGAAGAACGCCGTCTCTTCGGGACAAATTCTGGCCGCAGCACCACCCCAGTTCAAAAAGAAGAAACCAGCCTCTGTTCCGGTTGATTCTTCCAGAAAGCAGCGCATCACCTTAATGGCCTCACATGGCAACAGATCGAGTGCCCAAGCTGATGAAAACTTGGTACTCTGCCCGTCTCTTCCAGGGATCGGTTCATCTGGTATTAAATATTCAACAGCGTCAGGATAGGGTAATGTTTCGATAAACACATCGGTTGGAGTGCCTGCACACAGTAAAGGTTCCAACAGGCAAATCAACTCCTCCTTGCAACCAAGAAATAGCCCTTGTGTATGGACTAATCCATTTACTTTACTTAAAATTTCCAGGTAAGAGCCTAATCTTTCGTCAACAAAAGGAGCCCAGCCTTGCCATGCCTCAAAAACGGTTTCCAGTTGATTCCATGGCCAAATAATTTGAAAGACTGTCGCTTGGGCAGGGGCACGATGCACTTTGAACGTGTACTCGATATTAACCCCGAAATTCCCACCGCCGCCACCGCGCGAAGCCCACAAAAGATCCGAATTGGTACATGCGTCGGCGTGGATCATGCATCCCTCGTAGTCAACCATATCCACTCCAACAAGATTGTCACTAACAAGACCAATGGACCGCAGCAGCAGTCCAATTCCTCCGCCTGTCGTAATTCCGCCGATTCCAACGGTCGGACTGTCTCCAAATGGAGCCATAAACCCTTCCTGTGCTAACCACTTTACGAGTGGCCCTACATGGGCACCAGTTTGAACGGTAGCTATTTCCAGATCTCGATTCAGCCACGCCTTATCCATATGACTTACATCAATAACAATTCCGTCTTTAACCACTGAAAGATTTTTGTCCAAAGCATGGCGTCCGCTTCGAGTCCGAATCGGAACGCAATTCTCTCTGGCCCATTTTATGGCATTTTTTACATCCTCTGTACATTGCGCAAAGACAAAGACGAGTGGAAATGTATCAACATATGGATTCCAATTTTTACGCGCCTGCTCGTACCCCAGATCTCCTCTGAAAATGACGCGTCCGGTCAACTGTGTTTTACCTTCCATTCATGTCACTCCTAATCTTAACGTTCATGTTATTCAGAATAATGAGCAAACTGATTGAGTCTCCTATTGACCTGTTTTCTTCTCAAGGTTCAAAAATACACCTAATCTATGATATGTGTTATGTCTACTTTTGTGTAACTCATGGCAAAGAAAAAACACCATCCAAATGGGTGGTGTCTTTTCCAGTGCCATATATTTGTCGGTCTACCTGATCACGGAACAATCAAATTGCGCCGGTTAAGTGAACTAAGTTTAACACGAATAAGGAAACTGCAATAAAAACCATTGCGGCCGCGCCAATCTTAAATGCCATACTCTCATCCCTTTCTTGATCACATTTTCAGTTGCTGCTTAGCAGATATACCAAGGAAAAACTGAATAACAAAACAGATTGTTAACGTAATATATGACGTTTTTTATTGTATTCCTATCAAAGAAGTCTTGCAAGGATGGTTAAGGAAGATTTAGACAGAAACTGGAGGCTTAGATAGGCTCATGATCAATTAGGTGCCATATGATCAAAATAACTC is a genomic window containing:
- the katE gene encoding catalase-2, giving the protein MKKPFNGDSQVAAGGEIHQIADGQHPALTTNQGVALSDNQNSLRSNPNGPTLGEDFILREKITHFDHERIPERVVHARGTGVHGFFELTTSLEQYTTAKILTEVGEKTPVFTRMSTVAGGAGSVDTPRDVRGFAVKFYTKEGNWDLVGNNIPVFFIQDAIKFPDLIHAVKMEPDRGFPQSATAHDTFWDFISLTPESMHMVMWIMSDRTIPRSLRMIEGFGVHSFRLINQSGQSTFVKFHWRPKLGLQSTVWDEAVKIAGADPDFHRRDMFDAISSGNLPEWELAVQLFTQEEADTFPFDHLDPTKLIPEEWVPLKVIGRMVLDRWPNNFFAETEQVAYCPANLVPGIDFSNDPLLQGRLFSYHDTQLSRLGTVNFHQIPINAPKCPYSNQQRDGHMQMAQPAGRVAYEPNSLSDTSPRETPATGFRSAAVTETGKKGRIRAESFADHYSQARLFYISQTVHEQAHIASALVFELSKVEHTHVREAIVGHLRHIDEALAKRVAVGIGCDKIPAAPVAARPVQQMKPSPALQIIGKMKDTLMGRTIGILVANGSDGAVIEKIKQAVTAAGAAVKIIAPKVGTVQLAAGMTISVDGQLAGSPSVLFDAVAVILSDEGVQALSMESAAIDFVRDAFGHLKAIAVNKGGQALLDIANVGKDAGIVDANNQEAFIAAAKTRQWNREKSVRTLA
- the yvdP gene encoding putative FAD-linked oxidoreductase YvdP, which translates into the protein MEGKTQLTGRVIFRGDLGYEQARKNWNPYVDTFPLVFVFAQCTEDVKNAIKWARENCVPIRTRSGRHALDKNLSVVKDGIVIDVSHMDKAWLNRDLEIATVQTGAHVGPLVKWLAQEGFMAPFGDSPTVGIGGITTGGGIGLLLRSIGLVSDNLVGVDMVDYEGCMIHADACTNSDLLWASRGGGGGNFGVNIEYTFKVHRAPAQATVFQIIWPWNQLETVFEAWQGWAPFVDERLGSYLEILSKVNGLVHTQGLFLGCKEELICLLEPLLCAGTPTDVFIETLPYPDAVEYLIPDEPIPGRDGQSTKFSSAWALDLLPCEAIKVMRCFLEESTGTEAGFFFLNWGGAAARICPEETAFFWRDPKFYLEWNSSWTNDCEAQRNIAMVERTRQQLAPFVAGSYINVPDEYIQDFGPVYYGTNFARLRRVKEKYDPENVFNHPQSIPPAGCRSEKPGRK